The proteins below are encoded in one region of Panulirus ornatus isolate Po-2019 chromosome 4, ASM3632096v1, whole genome shotgun sequence:
- the LOC139764479 gene encoding ras-related protein Rab-24-like, with translation MMSGKVDMKVVMLGQASCGKTSLVERFIYDRFNSSYQTTIGAAFGARSMDVQGKKICVGLWDTAGSERYEAMSRIYYRDSKAAIICYDITCAESAERAKFWVSEVQKHEENCKVYLCGTKLDLVLDNPSARQVDYHDIHDYVDEVGGKVFETSSKMGSNVEKLFNCVVEDFANENAEVMVTLEDSTIVLHNKNIKNNRCC, from the coding sequence ATGATGTCTGGAAAGGTTGACATGAAGGTGGTTATGCTAGGACAGGCATCATGTGGCAAAACTAGCCTAGTTGAACGCTTTATCTATGACCGCTTCAACAGTAGTTACCAGACGACTATAGGAGCAGCATTCGGAGCTCGTTCGATGGATGTCCAAGGAAAGAAAATCTGTGTTGGCCTGTGGGACACAGCTGGTAGTGAACGATATGAAGCAATGAGTCGAATATATTATAGAGACTCTAAGGCTGCAATCATTTGTTATGATATAACATGTGCAGAAAGTGCTGAGCGTGCCAAATTCTGGGTGTCAGAGGTCCAGAAACATGAAGAAAATTGTAAAGTTTATCTTTGTGGAACAAAGCTTGATTTGGTGTTGGATAATCCGAGTGCACGACAGGTTGACTACCATGATATTCACGATTATGTTGATGAGGTGGGTGGGAAAGTGTTTGAAACATCAAGCAAGATGGGCAGCAATGTTGAGAAACTCTTTAACTGTGTTGTTGAAGATTTTGCAAATGAAAATGCCGAAGTTATGGTTACACTGGAAGATTCAACCATTGTCCTCCATAATAAGAATATAAAGAATAATAGGTGCTGTTGA